Proteins found in one Paenibacillus sp. FSL R10-2782 genomic segment:
- a CDS encoding DUF2508 family protein, which produces MWERVKQNFRRQEHGKSEAEYRQELFAQIRASHADWLRAHRLFHEATGEDEIDYAIFVLEAAERKYQIHLKCAKQQGLHRFHLPADEPGYDNDANRVHKRRAE; this is translated from the coding sequence ATGTGGGAACGGGTGAAGCAAAATTTTCGTCGACAAGAGCACGGCAAATCGGAAGCAGAGTATCGTCAGGAGTTGTTTGCCCAGATTCGGGCTTCGCACGCGGATTGGTTAAGAGCGCATCGGTTATTTCATGAAGCTACAGGCGAGGACGAGATCGACTATGCCATTTTTGTTCTGGAAGCTGCGGAGCGTAAATATCAGATACATTTAAAATGTGCCAAACAGCAAGGGCTGCATCGCTTCCACCTGCCCGCAGATGAACCGGGGTATGACAATGACGCAAACCGTGTTCATAAACGGAGAGCTGAATGA
- a CDS encoding YbaB/EbfC family nucleoid-associated protein yields the protein MNNMNQMMKQVKKMQEQMLKAQEELGGKVIEGTSGGGVVTVEVNGHKKVLSITIKPEAVDPDDVEMLQDLVLTAVNDALSKADELANDDMGKFTGGMKIPGLF from the coding sequence ATGAACAATATGAACCAAATGATGAAGCAAGTGAAAAAGATGCAGGAGCAAATGCTGAAAGCCCAAGAGGAGCTTGGCGGAAAAGTAATTGAAGGTACTTCCGGCGGCGGTGTTGTTACTGTAGAGGTAAACGGACATAAAAAAGTGCTTTCCATCACCATCAAACCGGAGGCTGTAGATCCTGATGATGTGGAAATGCTGCAAGATCTTGTGTTGACTGCGGTCAATGATGCTTTGTCCAAAGCAGATGAACTGGCTAATGATGATATGGGTAAATTTACAGGCGGTATGAAAATTCCAGGCTTGTTCTAG
- a CDS encoding pro-sigmaK processing inhibitor BofA family protein, with amino-acid sequence MRDAVWLVLIACIVVLSYLILKKRLGIGWLTVFGAHMALAAIALYAINYSGWITQVYIPINPVTMGAVTVLGMPGIALLLGLKMILFGQVM; translated from the coding sequence ATGAGAGATGCTGTCTGGCTTGTTCTGATTGCTTGTATTGTGGTGCTGTCATATCTAATCCTCAAAAAACGTCTGGGTATTGGCTGGCTTACTGTGTTTGGGGCACATATGGCTCTGGCGGCAATTGCCCTGTATGCCATTAATTATTCGGGGTGGATCACGCAAGTGTATATCCCCATTAATCCAGTGACGATGGGAGCCGTAACGGTTTTGGGAATGCCCGGAATTGCGCTTTTACTGGGATTGAAAATGATATTGTTCGGACAGGTTATGTGA
- the recR gene encoding recombination mediator RecR, whose protein sequence is MYYPEPIAKLIDAFTRLPGVGPKTAARLAFHVLKMKEDDVIDFAKALVNVKRNLHFCSVCGNITDTDPCRICQDKTRDASVICVVQDSKDLVAMERTKEFNGFYHVLHGAISPMEGIGPEDIKLKELLNRLSDERIKELILATNPNIEGEATAMYISRLVRPFEIKVTRIAHGLPVGGDLEYADEVTLSKALEGRRELN, encoded by the coding sequence TTGTATTATCCGGAGCCGATTGCAAAGCTGATTGATGCATTTACGCGCCTGCCGGGAGTGGGGCCGAAGACGGCTGCCCGGTTGGCTTTTCACGTACTGAAAATGAAGGAAGACGATGTGATTGATTTTGCCAAAGCACTGGTCAATGTGAAACGGAATCTTCACTTCTGTTCCGTCTGCGGCAATATTACGGACACGGACCCTTGTCGGATCTGTCAGGATAAGACGAGGGATGCTTCCGTCATTTGTGTTGTTCAGGATTCCAAGGATTTGGTAGCTATGGAGCGCACCAAGGAGTTTAACGGCTTTTATCATGTGCTTCATGGAGCAATCTCTCCTATGGAGGGAATTGGTCCTGAGGATATCAAGCTCAAGGAATTATTGAACAGGCTTAGTGATGAACGCATCAAAGAGCTGATTTTGGCTACGAATCCGAACATTGAAGGAGAAGCGACGGCCATGTACATTTCCAGGCTGGTGCGTCCTTTTGAAATCAAAGTTACTCGTATTGCCCACGGATTGCCAGTAGGCGGGGATTTGGAGTATGCCGATGAGGTAACACTGTCCAAAGCGCTGGAAGGCCGCAGAGAGCTGAACTAA